A DNA window from Candidatus Pantoea floridensis contains the following coding sequences:
- a CDS encoding VOC family protein: MRTQKRCLGYVAVVVDDYDRAISYYTDKLGFTLVEDTPQPGKRWVVVTPAPGSDCNLLLARASNERQSEFIGDQAGGRVFLFLQTDDFWRDYTAMKEKGVQFCEEPREEEYGTVVVFEDIYGNRWDLYQNGPG; encoded by the coding sequence ATGCGTACACAGAAAAGATGTCTTGGTTACGTGGCAGTTGTGGTTGACGACTATGACAGGGCTATCAGCTATTACACTGACAAGCTGGGATTTACCCTCGTGGAAGATACGCCCCAGCCCGGCAAGCGCTGGGTTGTGGTAACGCCTGCCCCCGGCAGCGACTGTAACCTGCTGCTTGCACGGGCTTCCAATGAGCGCCAGTCAGAATTTATCGGCGATCAGGCCGGCGGCCGCGTTTTTCTTTTTCTTCAGACCGACGATTTCTGGCGCGACTACACGGCCATGAAGGAAAAAGGTGTGCAGTTCTGTGAAGAACCCCGCGAGGAAGAGTACGGTACCGTGGTGGTTTTTGAAGATATCTACGGCAACCGGTGGGATCTTTATCAGAACGGACCCGGCTGA
- a CDS encoding histidine phosphatase family protein has product MKKELILIRHGHSEWQAGTTRDRNSHLTGKGIREAGRLYNALPAYANVSDFHLISSPLHRAVETSRLALSPDLFSSVRYDRNFREASFHVRGGLSLPEDFYPEANGKVSSEYQDFKAGIKAALAGILAAHDRVMIFTHGGVIKTILRLHCGSDAFCTQIDNCSVTHFVKKDAAWLLQRVNHRC; this is encoded by the coding sequence ATGAAGAAAGAGCTCATTCTTATCCGGCACGGGCACTCCGAATGGCAGGCCGGCACAACCCGGGACAGGAACAGTCACCTGACAGGTAAAGGGATAAGGGAGGCGGGAAGACTGTATAACGCGCTTCCGGCTTACGCGAACGTGTCTGACTTTCACCTCATCAGCAGCCCTCTTCACAGGGCTGTTGAAACCAGCCGTCTGGCCTTATCCCCGGACCTGTTCTCATCGGTACGTTACGACAGAAACTTTCGTGAAGCCTCTTTCCACGTCCGCGGCGGGCTTAGTCTGCCAGAGGATTTCTATCCCGAAGCGAACGGAAAGGTCAGCAGCGAATATCAGGATTTCAAGGCCGGGATCAAGGCAGCGCTCGCGGGGATTCTCGCTGCGCACGACCGCGTCATGATATTCACCCACGGGGGCGTCATTAAAACCATTCTGCGGCTCCACTGCGGCTCAGACGCTTTCTGCACGCAGATAGACAACTGTTCGGTCACCCACTTTGTCAAAAAAGACGCGGCGTGGCTGCTTCAGAGGGTGAATCACCGATGCTGA
- a CDS encoding plasmid partition protein ParG: MALEKAHSVNKKMTFGENRDLKQVVSSPASTGKIKRVNVNFDEEKHIRFKAACARKGTSITDVINQLVDGWLKDNE, encoded by the coding sequence ATGGCATTAGAAAAGGCTCATAGCGTCAATAAAAAGATGACGTTTGGTGAAAACAGAGATCTCAAGCAGGTCGTATCTTCACCGGCGTCAACAGGAAAAATTAAGCGTGTAAATGTCAACTTTGATGAAGAAAAACACATCAGATTTAAAGCCGCTTGTGCGAGAAAAGGAACATCAATAACTGATGTTATTAATCAGCTTGTAGACGGATGGCTAAAAGATAACGAATAA
- a CDS encoding ParA family protein, with product MKVISFLNPKGGSGKTTAVINVSTAMARAGFNIAVVDTDPQMSLTNWSKSEKAAFDVFTAASEKDVYGIRKDLSEYDYVIVDGAGSLSVITSAAVMVSDLVIIPVTPSPLDFSAAGSVVTVLEAQAYSRKVEARFLITRKIEQATMLNVLKDSIKDTGVKSFRTAITQRQIYVKSILDGDSVFESKDGAAKGEIEILTKEIVNVVEG from the coding sequence ATGAAGGTCATTTCTTTCCTCAATCCGAAAGGTGGTTCCGGCAAGACTACTGCAGTTATTAACGTAAGCACTGCTATGGCAAGAGCTGGATTCAATATCGCTGTTGTAGACACAGATCCGCAAATGAGCCTGACAAACTGGAGTAAATCAGAGAAAGCAGCATTTGATGTGTTTACTGCGGCATCGGAAAAGGATGTCTATGGTATCCGTAAAGATCTTTCTGAATATGATTACGTGATAGTCGATGGAGCAGGCTCGCTTTCTGTTATTACCTCAGCTGCTGTGATGGTTAGCGATCTCGTTATAATTCCGGTTACTCCAAGCCCGTTAGATTTCTCCGCTGCTGGAAGTGTTGTGACTGTTCTCGAGGCTCAGGCATATAGTCGTAAGGTTGAAGCTCGCTTTCTAATTACTCGGAAAATTGAACAGGCAACCATGCTTAACGTCCTCAAGGATAGTATTAAGGACACAGGTGTTAAATCCTTCCGCACAGCAATTACCCAGCGTCAGATTTATGTCAAATCAATACTCGATGGTGACAGTGTATTTGAATCAAAAGACGGAGCAGCTAAAGGCGAGATTGAAATTCTCACAAAAGAGATAGTTAACGTTGTAGAGGGTTGA
- a CDS encoding site-specific integrase has product MNHSLLPVLAGGQFQAQQLPVAIDYPAALALRQMAALVDDLPKYLLAPEVSALLHFMPDLRRKMLFTTLWNTGARISEALALTRGDFLLRQQYPFVQLATLKQREEKAERRAGRLPAGTVKHRLVPLSDAQYVSQLEMMIATLRIPLERRSDKTGRTEKVRLWEITDRTARTWLNEAVGAAASEGVNFSIPVTLHTFRHSYAMHMLYAGTPLKALQSLLGHRSAKSTEIYTRVFALDVAARHRVQFQMPGNEAVAMLKK; this is encoded by the coding sequence ATGAATCATTCATTGCTGCCTGTGCTGGCCGGCGGCCAGTTTCAGGCGCAGCAGCTACCGGTGGCCATCGACTACCCCGCCGCGCTGGCGCTGCGCCAGATGGCCGCGCTGGTCGACGACCTGCCGAAGTACCTGCTGGCGCCGGAGGTCAGCGCCCTGCTCCACTTCATGCCCGACCTGCGGCGCAAGATGCTGTTCACCACGCTGTGGAACACCGGCGCGCGCATCAGCGAGGCGCTGGCGCTGACGCGGGGAGACTTTCTGCTGCGTCAGCAGTACCCGTTCGTACAGCTGGCCACCCTCAAGCAACGCGAGGAAAAAGCGGAGCGCCGCGCGGGCCGTCTGCCCGCCGGCACCGTAAAGCATCGCCTGGTGCCGCTTTCTGATGCGCAGTACGTCAGCCAGCTGGAGATGATGATCGCCACCCTGCGCATTCCGCTGGAGCGGCGCAGCGACAAGACGGGCCGGACAGAAAAAGTCAGGCTGTGGGAGATCACCGACCGGACGGCGCGCACCTGGCTGAACGAGGCGGTGGGAGCGGCGGCGTCAGAGGGCGTGAATTTCTCCATTCCGGTGACCCTGCACACCTTCCGGCACAGCTACGCCATGCACATGCTGTACGCCGGCACGCCGCTCAAGGCGCTGCAGAGCCTGCTGGGGCACAGGAGCGCCAAGTCTACCGAAATTTATACGCGGGTGTTCGCGCTGGACGTTGCCGCCCGGCACCGGGTGCAGTTCCAGATGCCGGGTAATGAAGCTGTGGCGATGCTTAAGAAGTGA
- the umuD gene encoding translesion error-prone DNA polymerase V autoproteolytic subunit: MKPAAYSSGLTLLWPPLFTPRVRVPLFADPCAAGFPSPAQDYVESELDLNELCIRRRASTFFVRASGSSMQDLGLYDGDVMVVDRAEEASHGDIVIAEVNGEFTVKRLQLHPRLALLPMNPAYSPIYPEELQLLGVVTWFFNSTRARRR, from the coding sequence ATGAAACCGGCCGCGTACAGCTCAGGCCTCACGCTGCTGTGGCCCCCCCTTTTCACTCCGCGCGTGCGCGTGCCGCTGTTTGCTGATCCCTGCGCCGCCGGCTTCCCCTCGCCTGCTCAGGATTACGTGGAGTCCGAGCTTGATCTGAACGAACTCTGTATCCGCCGGCGAGCCTCTACCTTCTTCGTGCGCGCCAGCGGCAGCAGCATGCAGGATCTGGGCCTCTATGATGGCGACGTTATGGTGGTTGACCGGGCTGAGGAAGCGTCGCACGGGGACATCGTTATCGCTGAGGTCAACGGGGAGTTCACGGTCAAACGCCTGCAGCTTCATCCCCGCCTCGCCCTCCTGCCAATGAATCCGGCCTACTCACCCATTTACCCGGAGGAGCTGCAGCTGCTCGGCGTCGTCACCTGGTTTTTCAACAGCACGCGTGCGCGCCGGAGGTAG
- the umuC gene encoding translesion error-prone DNA polymerase V subunit UmuC yields MFGLADVNSFYASCEALFRPDLRGKPVVVLSNNDGCVIARSASAKKLGIKMGQPWFQIKNESYSQRIHVFSSNYALYHSMSQRVMTALEELTPKVEQYSIDEMFLDLTGINGCEDFEHFGRRLRAHVLAMTGLTVGVGMGPTKTLAKSAQWASKEWKEFKGVLALTPGNPKRTATLLQNQPVEEIWGVGRRIAKKLNIMGIENALQLSRAHPALIRKNFSVVLERTVRELNGESCIPLEEFAPAKQQIVCSRSFGERITSKVAMQQALCQYATRASEKLRGERQFCRRVGIFIRTSPHSPSEVFYGNSAGENLKVPTQDTRDIIEVAMRSLDRIWLEGRRYMKAGIMLDDFTPDGVSQLNLFDEDGPRPNSAKLMKVLDGINQSGLGNLWFAGQGVSTEWKMKREMLSPAWTTRWSDIPVARVL; encoded by the coding sequence ATGTTTGGTCTCGCCGACGTCAACTCGTTTTATGCCAGCTGTGAAGCCCTGTTTCGCCCCGATCTTCGCGGTAAACCGGTTGTGGTCCTCAGCAACAACGACGGCTGCGTGATCGCCAGGTCAGCGTCCGCTAAAAAATTGGGCATAAAAATGGGTCAGCCCTGGTTTCAGATTAAGAATGAAAGTTATTCCCAAAGAATTCATGTGTTTAGCTCGAATTATGCGCTATACCATTCGATGTCGCAGAGGGTCATGACGGCCCTCGAGGAGCTTACGCCAAAGGTCGAGCAGTATTCGATTGACGAGATGTTCCTCGATTTAACCGGCATCAATGGCTGTGAGGATTTTGAACACTTTGGCCGGCGCCTGCGCGCGCACGTGCTGGCCATGACCGGTCTGACCGTGGGCGTCGGCATGGGTCCGACGAAAACGCTGGCCAAAAGCGCGCAGTGGGCGAGTAAAGAGTGGAAGGAGTTTAAGGGCGTGCTGGCGCTGACGCCAGGTAACCCGAAGCGTACAGCGACGCTTCTGCAGAACCAGCCGGTGGAGGAAATCTGGGGCGTCGGCAGGCGCATCGCGAAAAAGCTGAACATCATGGGCATTGAAAATGCCCTGCAGCTGTCGCGCGCGCACCCTGCCCTCATCCGGAAAAACTTCAGCGTGGTGCTGGAGCGCACGGTGCGGGAGCTGAACGGCGAGAGCTGCATTCCGCTTGAGGAATTTGCGCCGGCGAAGCAGCAGATCGTCTGCTCACGATCATTTGGCGAGCGCATCACGTCAAAAGTGGCCATGCAGCAGGCGCTCTGCCAGTACGCGACGCGCGCGTCCGAAAAGCTGCGGGGTGAACGCCAGTTCTGCCGCCGCGTAGGCATCTTTATACGCACCTCCCCGCACTCTCCTAGCGAAGTTTTTTACGGCAATAGCGCCGGTGAAAACCTGAAGGTACCGACGCAGGACACCCGCGATATCATCGAGGTGGCTATGCGCTCGCTCGATCGCATCTGGCTTGAGGGTCGCCGTTACATGAAGGCCGGTATAATGCTCGACGATTTTACCCCGGACGGCGTCAGCCAGCTGAACCTGTTTGACGAGGATGGCCCCCGCCCCAACAGCGCGAAGCTGATGAAGGTTCTGGATGGCATCAACCAGTCCGGGCTTGGTAACCTGTGGTTTGCAGGTCAGGGCGTAAGTACGGAATGGAAAATGAAACGGGAAATGCTCTCGCCGGCGTGGACCACGCGCTGGAGTGATATCCCCGTGGCGCGCGTGTTGTAA